The Pseudosulfitobacter pseudonitzschiae genome includes a region encoding these proteins:
- a CDS encoding helix-turn-helix domain-containing protein has product MIGRKTPKIIEQNAEPKGFDDFELRLGDVMRGERATLGKSLLDVQRELRIKASYIAAIENTDPSAFDTPGFIAGYVRSYARYLDMDPDRAFSAFCTESGFTVAHGMSAEASVVKKPSREDRLSRDRGNKDIFSAPNTPFVPTGEGFFSRIEPGAIGSSLVLIALISAIGFGGYSVLQEVQRVQVSPVDQTPVVLSDLDPLQGAVVQQPSFDGAEENSPSTLDTPRIDALDRLYRPQALDVPVLVARDAPIATIDPRSVGNFAQTPGLEAPVVVGAEPLKAEVPAVPQVVENEAPVLQMVAVRPSWVRVRGADGTVIYETVMQPGDTWTAPATEEPPVLRTGESGAIYFAMNGKFYGPVGANGAVTSNLPLEIAGLQETYLPVDVSTDSGLVRYAEASATAATVLSD; this is encoded by the coding sequence ATGATCGGGCGTAAAACTCCCAAGATCATTGAACAAAACGCAGAGCCGAAAGGCTTTGACGATTTTGAATTGCGCCTTGGCGATGTTATGCGCGGCGAACGTGCCACGCTGGGCAAATCGCTGTTGGACGTGCAGCGCGAACTGCGGATCAAAGCCAGCTATATCGCGGCGATCGAAAACACCGATCCCAGTGCATTTGATACACCCGGTTTTATCGCAGGCTATGTGCGCTCCTATGCACGCTATCTGGATATGGACCCCGACCGCGCCTTTTCGGCCTTTTGCACCGAAAGCGGGTTTACCGTGGCACACGGCATGTCTGCCGAGGCGTCCGTTGTCAAAAAGCCCAGCCGCGAGGATCGCCTGTCGCGCGACCGTGGCAACAAAGATATCTTTTCCGCACCCAACACCCCCTTCGTGCCCACGGGCGAGGGGTTTTTCAGCCGAATCGAACCCGGTGCCATCGGTTCTTCGCTGGTTTTGATCGCATTGATCAGCGCCATCGGTTTTGGCGGCTATTCGGTCTTGCAAGAAGTGCAGCGCGTTCAGGTCTCGCCCGTTGACCAGACGCCTGTTGTTTTGTCGGATCTTGATCCGTTGCAGGGTGCCGTTGTGCAACAGCCCAGCTTTGACGGTGCGGAGGAAAATTCACCTTCGACGCTGGACACCCCGCGCATCGACGCGTTGGACCGTCTGTATCGCCCGCAGGCGCTGGATGTGCCGGTGCTGGTGGCCCGCGATGCACCGATTGCCACGATCGACCCGCGTTCGGTCGGCAACTTTGCCCAGACACCGGGGCTGGAAGCGCCCGTTGTCGTAGGGGCCGAGCCGCTGAAGGCCGAGGTGCCTGCCGTACCGCAAGTGGTTGAAAACGAAGCACCCGTGTTGCAAATGGTTGCCGTGCGCCCCTCTTGGGTGCGTGTGCGCGGGGCCGATGGCACCGTGATCTATGAAACCGTGATGCAACCCGGTGACACATGGACAGCCCCCGCCACCGAAGAACCGCCGGTGCTGCGCACCGGTGAAAGCGGTGCGATTTATTTTGCGATGAACGGCAAATTTTACGGGCCCGTTGGTGCCAATGGCGCGGTTACGTCGAACCTGCCGCTGGAAATCGCGGGCTTGCAGGAAACCTATTTGCCGGTCGATGTGTCCACGGACTCCGGCCTTGTGCGCTATGCCGAGGCCAGTGCGACTGCGGCGACCGTTCTTTCTGACTGA
- the ispG gene encoding flavodoxin-dependent (E)-4-hydroxy-3-methylbut-2-enyl-diphosphate synthase translates to MSLNHIRPWRNIYRRESRQIMVGNVPVGGGAPITVQTMTNTLTTDVAGTLAQIEASTEAGADIVRVSVPDEDSARAMKEICANSPVPIVADIHFHYKRGIEAAEAGAACLRINPGNIGSEARVKEVIRAARDNNCSIRIGVNAGSLEKHLLDKYAEPTPDAMVESGLDHIKILQDNDFHEFKISCKASDVFMAAAAYQKLAEATDAPIHLGITEAGGLTSGTIKSAIGLGNLLWMGIGDTIRVSLSADPVEEVKVGYEILKSLGLRHRGVNIISCPSCARQGFDVIKTVEILEDRLAHIKTPMSLSIIGCVVNGPGEALMTDVGFTGGGNGAGMVYLAGKQSHKQSNAEMIEHIVEQVEKKAEELAAAEAQAAE, encoded by the coding sequence ATGTCGCTGAATCACATCCGTCCATGGCGCAATATCTACCGCCGTGAAAGCCGCCAGATCATGGTAGGCAATGTGCCCGTGGGCGGCGGTGCACCGATCACCGTGCAGACCATGACCAACACGCTGACCACCGACGTGGCTGGCACGCTGGCCCAGATCGAAGCCTCGACCGAGGCGGGGGCGGACATCGTGCGCGTTTCCGTCCCCGACGAAGACAGCGCCCGCGCGATGAAAGAGATCTGCGCCAATTCGCCGGTGCCGATCGTCGCGGACATCCATTTCCACTATAAACGCGGCATCGAGGCCGCCGAGGCGGGCGCCGCCTGTCTGCGTATCAATCCGGGCAACATCGGGTCCGAAGCGCGGGTCAAGGAAGTAATCCGTGCCGCGCGCGACAACAATTGTTCGATCCGCATTGGCGTAAACGCGGGCAGTCTGGAAAAGCACCTGCTGGACAAATATGCCGAACCGACCCCCGACGCGATGGTGGAATCCGGCCTTGATCACATCAAGATCCTGCAAGACAACGACTTTCACGAGTTCAAAATCAGCTGCAAAGCGTCCGACGTCTTTATGGCTGCTGCCGCCTATCAGAAGCTGGCCGAGGCCACCGATGCACCCATCCACCTTGGTATCACCGAGGCGGGCGGGTTGACGTCGGGCACGATCAAATCGGCCATCGGTCTGGGCAATCTGCTGTGGATGGGCATCGGTGACACGATCCGCGTCAGCCTGTCCGCCGATCCGGTGGAAGAGGTGAAAGTCGGCTATGAAATCCTGAAATCGCTGGGCCTGCGCCACCGTGGCGTGAACATCATCAGTTGCCCCAGCTGCGCGCGTCAGGGCTTTGACGTGATCAAAACCGTCGAAATTCTGGAAGACCGTCTGGCCCACATCAAAACCCCGATGAGCCTCAGCATCATCGGCTGCGTGGTCAACGGCCCCGGCGAGGCGCTGATGACCGACGTTGGTTTTACCGGCGGCGGCAACGGGGCAGGGATGGTCTATCTGGCGGGCAAACAAAGCCACAAACAGTCCAACGCCGAGATGATCGAACACATCGTCGAGCAGGTCGAGAAAAAGGCCGAAGAACTGGCCGCCGCCGAGGCGCAGGCCGCCGAATAA
- a CDS encoding DsbA family protein, with amino-acid sequence MTLNRFLAAAAASVTLAMPAAAFDVSAMTDGERSAFGAEVRAYLMENPQVIIDAVNVLEQQQAMAQVQADQTMVSDNADAIFDDGFSFVGGNPDGDITLVEFLDYKCGYCKRAHGEVAKLLETDGNIRLIVKEFPILGEQSLLASRFAISTLMVEGPDAYHAVTDALMTMNGDLSVPVMSRLANTLGYDADAIAKGMDADEVTNRIAATRELAQRLQITGTPTFVMHDEMLRGYLPYDQMMQLVDEKRG; translated from the coding sequence ATGACGCTAAACCGCTTTCTTGCCGCTGCTGCGGCCTCTGTCACGCTTGCCATGCCAGCGGCTGCCTTCGACGTCTCGGCCATGACCGACGGCGAACGCAGCGCCTTTGGCGCAGAGGTGCGGGCCTATTTGATGGAAAACCCGCAAGTGATCATTGACGCGGTCAACGTGCTGGAACAACAGCAAGCGATGGCGCAGGTTCAGGCGGATCAGACGATGGTGTCGGACAATGCCGACGCGATCTTTGACGACGGATTTTCATTTGTCGGCGGCAACCCCGACGGCGACATCACACTGGTCGAATTTCTCGATTACAAATGCGGCTATTGCAAACGCGCCCACGGCGAAGTGGCCAAGCTGCTGGAAACAGACGGAAACATCCGCCTGATTGTCAAGGAATTCCCGATCTTGGGTGAACAATCCCTGCTGGCCTCACGCTTTGCCATCTCGACGCTGATGGTCGAAGGCCCCGACGCCTATCACGCGGTGACCGACGCCCTGATGACCATGAACGGCGATTTGAGTGTGCCGGTGATGAGCCGTCTGGCCAATACGCTGGGCTATGATGCCGATGCCATCGCCAAGGGCATGGACGCCGACGAGGTGACCAACCGCATCGCAGCTACACGCGAACTGGCACAGCGTTTGCAAATCACCGGCACGCCCACTTTCGTCATGCACGACGAAATGCTGCGCGGCTATTTGCCCTATGACCAGATGATGCAACTGGTTGACGAAAAACGCGGATAA
- a CDS encoding M48 family metalloprotease translates to MGAIVLTLVMLLAQPARAIELLRDADVEYGLTQLAAPILRAAGLSPARIKILVVNDGGLNAFVVSNDVIFVNHGLINRATSAEMLQAVLAHEAAHIANGHITRRMVNYGNARTITGLGLALAAVAAAAGGGEGAVGLAIGAQSSTQRAFLKHTRAEEASADQSGVRFMRAAGADPRGFLEIMQLFHGQDVLAERRQDPYVRSHPLSRDRLRAMEAYVAAYGTDVGPNPTAAYWFARVKGKISAHTRAPKWTLRRTGESGYKDVGYLREAVAEARQSRTKQALRAIDNAIAVRPTDPFFHTAKGDILMDTRQFQAAVSAYGRAVKLAPRDALVLAGYGRALLATGNITSARTTLEQARSIDFRDGIMLRDLSVAYAKSGQTGMAALVTAERYALSGRMEDAGIHAKRASALLDTGSGPWQRAQDVLIASERAEKRKKRR, encoded by the coding sequence ATGGGGGCAATTGTCCTGACGCTGGTCATGTTGCTGGCGCAGCCTGCCCGTGCGATCGAATTGTTGCGCGATGCGGATGTGGAATACGGGCTGACGCAACTGGCCGCGCCCATCCTGCGGGCTGCGGGCCTTAGCCCGGCGCGGATCAAGATTCTGGTGGTCAATGACGGTGGGCTGAACGCCTTTGTGGTCAGCAATGATGTGATTTTTGTCAACCACGGCCTGATCAACCGCGCCACCTCTGCCGAAATGTTGCAAGCAGTTCTGGCGCATGAGGCCGCGCATATCGCCAACGGCCATATCACCCGCCGTATGGTCAACTACGGCAATGCCCGCACCATCACGGGGCTTGGCCTTGCACTGGCGGCGGTCGCGGCAGCGGCTGGGGGCGGTGAAGGGGCGGTGGGTCTGGCCATCGGTGCGCAATCCTCGACGCAACGCGCATTTTTGAAACACACCCGCGCAGAAGAAGCATCGGCAGACCAGTCCGGCGTGCGGTTTATGCGTGCCGCAGGGGCCGACCCGCGCGGATTTCTGGAAATCATGCAATTGTTTCACGGGCAGGACGTGCTGGCCGAGCGGCGTCAGGATCCATACGTGCGCTCGCACCCGCTGTCGCGCGACCGGTTGCGCGCGATGGAGGCCTATGTGGCGGCCTATGGCACCGATGTTGGACCCAACCCGACCGCAGCCTATTGGTTCGCTCGCGTCAAAGGCAAGATCAGCGCCCACACCCGCGCACCCAAATGGACGCTGCGCCGCACCGGCGAAAGCGGCTATAAAGACGTGGGATATCTGCGCGAGGCGGTGGCGGAAGCGCGCCAGTCGCGCACCAAACAGGCCCTGCGCGCCATCGACAATGCCATCGCCGTGCGCCCTACCGACCCCTTTTTTCATACCGCCAAAGGCGACATCCTGATGGACACCCGTCAGTTTCAGGCGGCTGTGTCTGCCTATGGGCGCGCCGTGAAACTGGCCCCGCGCGACGCACTGGTGCTGGCAGGTTATGGCCGCGCGTTGCTGGCCACGGGCAATATCACATCTGCACGCACGACACTGGAACAGGCACGCAGCATTGATTTTCGCGACGGCATTATGCTGCGCGACCTGTCTGTGGCCTATGCCAAATCCGGCCAGACCGGGATGGCCGCATTGGTCACCGCCGAACGATACGCGCTTTCGGGCCGGATGGAAGATGCAGGAATTCACGCCAAACGTGCCAGCGCGCTGCTGGACACCGGATCTGGCCCTTGGCAACGGGCACAGGATGTGCTGATTGCCAGTGAACGCGCTGAAAAACGCAAAAAACGGAGATAA
- a CDS encoding pyridoxal phosphate-dependent aminotransferase → MKTSRRSAVDPFIVMDVMEAARAAEDAGRHIIHMEVGQPGTGAPRAATDALARAMNDGPLGYTVALGLPALRARIARMYGEWYNVDLDPSRVVVTSGSSGGFILAFTALFDTGDRVAIGAPGYPSYRQILRALDLQAVDLPTAPENRYQPVPADFADMDIAGLMVASPANPTGTMLDHAAMGALIDATHAKGASFISDEIYHGIEYEAKAVTALELTNEAYVINSFSKYFSMTGWRVGWMVVPEDHVRVVERLAQNMFICAPHAAQVAALAAMDCDDELQVNMDVYRANRVLMLDGLPKAGFTKIAPPDGAFYVYADVSDLTDDSRAFAAEILERAGVAVTPGLDFDPLRGRHTLRFSYARSTEDIAEGLTRLKAFMDAR, encoded by the coding sequence ATGAAAACCTCAAGACGCAGCGCCGTTGATCCCTTTATCGTGATGGATGTGATGGAGGCCGCCCGCGCCGCCGAGGATGCAGGCCGTCACATCATCCACATGGAGGTCGGTCAGCCCGGCACAGGTGCGCCGCGCGCTGCCACTGATGCGCTGGCGCGGGCGATGAACGACGGCCCGCTGGGCTATACCGTGGCGCTGGGGCTGCCTGCGCTGCGCGCGCGCATCGCGCGGATGTATGGCGAGTGGTATAACGTTGATCTTGATCCGTCCCGTGTGGTGGTAACATCGGGATCGTCAGGGGGCTTTATCCTTGCGTTCACGGCGCTGTTCGACACTGGCGACCGCGTGGCGATTGGCGCGCCGGGTTATCCCAGCTACCGCCAGATTTTGCGCGCGCTGGATTTGCAGGCGGTCGATCTGCCCACTGCACCCGAGAACCGCTACCAGCCGGTGCCAGCGGATTTTGCGGATATGGACATTGCGGGGCTGATGGTGGCCTCGCCCGCCAATCCCACGGGGACGATGCTGGATCATGCGGCGATGGGTGCGCTGATCGACGCGACCCACGCCAAGGGCGCGTCGTTCATCAGCGACGAGATTTACCACGGCATCGAATACGAGGCCAAGGCGGTCACAGCACTTGAACTGACCAACGAGGCTTATGTCATCAATTCGTTTTCCAAGTATTTCTCGATGACGGGATGGCGCGTGGGCTGGATGGTGGTGCCCGAGGATCATGTGCGCGTGGTCGAACGGCTGGCGCAGAATATGTTCATCTGCGCACCCCATGCGGCGCAGGTTGCCGCACTGGCGGCGATGGATTGCGATGATGAGTTGCAGGTGAATATGGACGTCTACCGCGCCAACCGCGTGCTGATGCTTGATGGGCTGCCCAAGGCGGGGTTCACCAAGATTGCACCGCCTGACGGGGCGTTTTACGTCTATGCAGATGTGTCCGATCTGACCGACGACAGCCGTGCCTTTGCTGCCGAAATTCTGGAACGCGCTGGCGTCGCCGTAACACCAGGGCTGGATTTTGACCCGCTGCGTGGCCGCCACACTTTGCGCTTTTCCTATGCCCGCAGCACCGAGGACATTGCCGAAGGGCTGACGCGGCTCAAGGCGTTCATGGACGCGCGGTAA